A stretch of the Candidatus Bandiella numerosa genome encodes the following:
- the rpoB gene encoding DNA-directed RNA polymerase subunit beta, which produces MSSYLSKKRIRYSFGKISSNVSIPNLIKVQKKSYEEFLQLDVSRNDRQKQGLEEVLQSVFQVGDVEGKAKLEYINYDLGEPKYTPEECIQRGVNYASPLRVSLRLILWDCDSELKTKEIKGIKEQEVYMGDIPLMTDKGTFIINGAQRVIVSQLHRSPGVFYTHDEGKNSSSGKYIYSARIIPYRGSWIDFEFDTKDILYFRIDRKRKIHVSTLLRAIGYSKDKLLEEFYKFVKYEWKKGCLVTELDPGKFRGMKIEENIVDANTGDIIFEKGIRVTPRLLKTFEENKVKRNYIASEDEIKRKFLAKDIVNPKTGEVLHESTQEVTQEVVDDVKALGINEIYTLDINNVDSGSFMRDTMVLDKNKDEDQALADIYKVLRPGEPSTPEVAKQLFENMFFDNEKYDLSPVGRMKINKKHDLNIHSDNTALTKDDIVVVVKHLLQLKCGNGGVDDIDSLANRRVRSVGELVENQFRMGLVKMQKSILDRMSSVEIDNIMPHDLVNSKTLMSYIREFFGISQLSQFMDQTNPLAEITHKRRLSALGPGGLTRERAGFEVRDVHATHYSRICPIETPEGQNIGLISSLATYADIDKYGFIESPYRKVKDGYVTEEIIQLTAIEEERYYIAKSSIALDEEGRIVDEVVVCHKKGEVVSVSRGEVDLIDVSPQQLVSVAASLIPFLENDDANRALMGSNMQRQAVPLIKNEAPFIGTGMEKVVACDSGTVILAKRSGIIDQVDSKRIVIKVKDTQESDISGVDIYTLIKHYKSNQGTCINQRPIVKVGEFVKAGDILADGASTDMGELALGKNILVAFMPWNGYNFEDSILLSERLIKEDVYTSVHINEYEVVARDTRLGPEEITRDIPNLNEENLNQLDETGIVNIGAEVNPGDILVGKVTPKTESPLTPEEKLLRAIFGEKAADVRNSSLRVPPGEKGVVVDVKIFTKRGVQKDERAISIERNEIEKFSKDKDDEIKIIEDYVFSRVKGILLGKKIKIKAGSNVIIDNEFFDNLANKDLLSLEIEDEEAKNEVRKLEEFYDNYLKKLEKKYKHRVEKLQSGDDLPQGVLKIIKIYVANKLKIQPGDKMAGRHGNKGVVSKIVPIEEMPFLEDGQPVDIVLNPLGVPSRMNIGQILETHLGWASVALGKKVSSILEKSLKDYQASNELELRNKIKEIYDIQQKNSKKVKSYIDELKGDDLLDLARDISKGVKFATPVFDGAKESEINNILEKAGLEKSGQVKLRDGRTGEYFDRKVTVGYIYMMKLDHLVDNKIHARSIGPYSLVTQQPLGGKSHFGGQRFGEMECWALQAYGAAYTLQEILTVKSDDVSGRIKAYEAIIRGENSFEVGLPESFKVMIKEIRSLGLNMEIIEKE; this is translated from the coding sequence GTGTCTTCATATCTTTCTAAGAAGCGTATAAGGTATAGTTTTGGAAAAATTTCAAGCAATGTTAGTATACCAAATTTAATAAAAGTACAAAAAAAATCTTACGAAGAATTTTTACAATTAGATGTATCTCGAAATGATCGCCAAAAGCAAGGCTTAGAAGAAGTTTTGCAATCAGTCTTTCAGGTGGGTGATGTAGAAGGTAAGGCAAAGCTTGAATACATAAATTACGATTTGGGTGAGCCTAAATACACTCCGGAAGAATGTATACAAAGAGGTGTTAATTATGCATCTCCTCTCAGAGTAAGTCTGCGTTTAATATTATGGGATTGTGACTCAGAGTTGAAAACAAAAGAGATAAAGGGAATAAAAGAGCAGGAAGTGTATATGGGTGATATCCCATTAATGACTGATAAAGGCACATTCATTATTAACGGAGCTCAAAGAGTTATAGTTTCGCAATTGCATCGTTCTCCCGGCGTTTTTTACACTCATGACGAAGGGAAAAATTCCAGTTCTGGGAAATATATTTATTCTGCTAGGATTATACCGTATAGAGGTTCTTGGATTGATTTTGAATTTGATACTAAAGATATACTATACTTTAGAATAGATAGAAAAAGAAAAATTCATGTTTCAACATTGCTTAGGGCGATAGGATATAGTAAGGATAAGCTTCTTGAAGAATTTTATAAATTTGTAAAGTATGAGTGGAAAAAGGGCTGTCTTGTCACCGAGTTAGATCCTGGAAAATTTAGAGGGATGAAGATAGAGGAAAATATAGTAGATGCTAATACAGGGGATATTATTTTTGAAAAAGGTATTAGAGTAACTCCAAGATTATTGAAAACTTTTGAAGAGAATAAAGTAAAAAGAAATTACATTGCAAGTGAAGATGAAATAAAAAGAAAATTTTTAGCCAAAGATATAGTTAATCCTAAAACAGGAGAGGTATTACATGAATCTACTCAAGAGGTGACGCAAGAGGTTGTTGATGATGTTAAGGCTTTAGGGATTAATGAAATATATACTCTTGATATCAATAATGTTGACTCAGGTAGTTTTATGAGAGACACGATGGTGTTGGATAAAAATAAAGATGAAGATCAGGCATTGGCAGATATATATAAGGTGCTAAGACCAGGTGAACCATCTACACCTGAGGTTGCTAAACAACTTTTTGAAAATATGTTTTTCGATAATGAAAAATATGATCTTTCGCCGGTTGGGAGAATGAAAATTAATAAAAAACATGATTTAAACATTCATAGTGACAATACTGCTCTTACCAAAGATGATATAGTTGTTGTTGTTAAGCATTTGTTGCAGTTAAAATGCGGTAATGGTGGCGTAGATGATATTGATAGTCTCGCAAATAGGAGAGTTAGATCTGTGGGTGAGTTGGTAGAGAATCAATTTCGCATGGGGCTTGTAAAAATGCAAAAATCTATTCTTGACAGAATGTCATCTGTAGAAATAGATAATATTATGCCTCATGATTTGGTAAATTCAAAAACGCTAATGAGTTATATCAGAGAATTTTTTGGTATTTCGCAACTTTCACAATTTATGGATCAAACAAATCCATTAGCTGAAATTACACATAAAAGAAGATTATCAGCTCTTGGGCCTGGAGGCTTGACTAGAGAAAGGGCGGGGTTTGAAGTGCGAGACGTGCACGCAACTCATTATAGTAGAATATGTCCTATTGAAACTCCTGAGGGTCAAAACATAGGTTTGATTAGTTCACTGGCGACCTATGCCGATATTGATAAATATGGATTTATAGAAAGTCCTTATCGCAAAGTTAAAGATGGGTATGTTACTGAAGAAATTATTCAACTGACTGCAATTGAAGAAGAAAGATACTATATTGCAAAATCCAGTATAGCATTGGATGAAGAAGGAAGGATAGTGGATGAGGTAGTTGTATGTCATAAAAAAGGTGAGGTAGTAAGTGTTTCTAGGGGGGAAGTTGATTTAATAGATGTTTCGCCACAACAATTAGTTTCAGTTGCTGCGTCGTTAATTCCATTTTTAGAAAACGATGATGCAAATAGGGCTTTGATGGGGTCAAACATGCAAAGGCAAGCGGTTCCATTGATTAAAAATGAAGCGCCTTTTATTGGAACGGGAATGGAAAAAGTGGTAGCTTGTGATTCTGGAACAGTAATTTTAGCTAAAAGAAGTGGAATTATAGATCAAGTAGATTCCAAAAGGATTGTTATAAAAGTAAAAGATACTCAAGAAAGTGATATATCAGGGGTGGATATATATACTTTAATTAAGCATTATAAGTCAAACCAGGGTACATGTATAAATCAAAGACCAATTGTAAAGGTTGGTGAATTTGTTAAGGCTGGAGATATTCTTGCGGATGGAGCTTCCACTGATATGGGAGAGTTGGCTTTGGGGAAGAATATATTAGTAGCGTTTATGCCATGGAACGGCTACAATTTTGAGGATTCTATTTTATTATCTGAACGTCTAATAAAAGAGGATGTTTATACATCGGTTCATATCAACGAATATGAAGTAGTAGCGAGGGATACAAGATTAGGACCTGAGGAAATTACTAGAGATATACCTAATTTAAATGAAGAAAATCTAAATCAGCTTGATGAAACTGGAATAGTAAATATTGGAGCGGAAGTAAATCCTGGTGATATACTAGTTGGTAAGGTTACACCAAAGACTGAATCGCCATTAACTCCAGAAGAAAAGTTATTAAGAGCAATTTTTGGAGAAAAAGCTGCGGACGTAAGAAATTCATCGTTGAGAGTTCCTCCTGGTGAAAAAGGAGTGGTAGTTGACGTTAAAATATTTACTAAGCGAGGAGTGCAAAAAGATGAAAGGGCTATTTCAATTGAAAGAAATGAGATTGAAAAATTTTCCAAAGATAAAGATGATGAAATTAAAATTATTGAAGATTATGTATTTAGCAGAGTAAAGGGGATTTTGTTGGGTAAAAAAATTAAAATTAAGGCTGGAAGCAATGTGATTATTGATAATGAATTTTTTGATAATCTAGCTAATAAAGATTTATTATCATTAGAAATTGAAGATGAAGAAGCCAAAAATGAAGTTAGAAAATTAGAAGAATTTTACGACAACTATTTGAAAAAGCTTGAAAAAAAGTACAAACATAGAGTTGAAAAGTTACAAAGTGGTGATGATTTACCGCAAGGTGTGTTGAAAATTATAAAGATTTATGTAGCAAATAAATTAAAAATACAACCTGGTGATAAAATGGCTGGTAGGCATGGAAATAAGGGGGTTGTATCAAAGATAGTTCCAATAGAGGAAATGCCATTTTTAGAAGATGGCCAACCTGTAGATATAGTATTAAATCCACTTGGTGTGCCATCAAGGATGAACATAGGGCAAATTTTAGAAACACATCTAGGCTGGGCCTCTGTTGCTTTAGGTAAGAAAGTTTCATCAATTTTGGAGAAAAGTTTGAAGGATTATCAAGCATCAAATGAGCTAGAGCTAAGAAATAAGATAAAAGAAATTTACGATATTCAGCAAAAAAATAGTAAGAAAGTTAAAAGTTACATTGATGAACTAAAAGGTGATGATTTGCTAGATTTGGCTCGAGATATTTCAAAAGGCGTAAAATTTGCAACTCCAGTTTTTGATGGTGCTAAGGAAAGTGAAATAAATAATATTTTAGAAAAAGCAGGATTAGAAAAATCTGGGCAAGTTAAGTTAAGGGATGGTAGAACAGGAGAGTATTTTGATAGAAAAGTAACTGTAGGTTACATATACATGATGAAACTTGATCACTTGGTTGATAATAAAATTCATGCAAGGTCAATTGGGCCATATAGCTTGGTTACTCAGCAACCACTTGGAGGAAAATCACATTTTGGTGGTCAAAGATTTGGTGAAATGGAATGTTGGGCGCTACAAGCATATGGAGCTGCTTACACATTGCAAGAAATTTTAACGGTCAAATCAGATGATGTGTCAGGTAGAATCAAAGCTTATGAAGCGATTATTAGAGGAGAAAATTCATTCGAAGTTGGATTACCAGAATCGTTTAAAGTTATGATAAAAGAGATTAGATCATTAGGTCTGAATATGGAAATAATAGAAAAAGAATAA
- the rplL gene encoding 50S ribosomal protein L7/L12 produces MAELDKIVDQLSKLTVMEAADLAKMLEEAWGVSASAPVMAAVAAQGESAPKAAEEKSEYDIILESAGDKKINVIKEVKAITGLGLKEAKEFVESAPKPIKLAVPKSEAEELKGKLEAAGAKISLK; encoded by the coding sequence ATGGCTGAACTTGATAAAATAGTTGATCAATTATCAAAATTAACGGTGATGGAGGCGGCTGATCTGGCTAAGATGCTAGAAGAGGCTTGGGGTGTTAGTGCGTCTGCGCCCGTAATGGCTGCTGTGGCTGCGCAAGGAGAGTCTGCGCCTAAAGCAGCGGAAGAAAAATCGGAATATGATATTATTTTGGAATCTGCCGGAGATAAAAAAATCAACGTTATTAAAGAAGTTAAAGCGATCACTGGGCTTGGATTGAAAGAAGCGAAAGAGTTTGTTGAATCTGCGCCAAAACCAATTAAATTGGCTGTTCCAAAAAGTGAAGCTGAAGAATTAAAGGGTAAATTAGAAGCTGCTGGAGCAAAAATAAGCTTAAAGTAA
- the rplJ gene encoding 50S ribosomal protein L10, protein MDRISKEKLVASYSKLFNDYEAIFLVKNSGLSVLDSRSIRSQFKKIDSKFIVTKNSLAKIALNDTKFSNAQEFFNGPVVVAYSDDPVSTSKLLVKLCNDNDKIEIIGGAILDRRLNKNEVVSLSKMLTQNEIRAKIIGLVNAVASKVARVLSEPNAKLARVIKSYAEKQ, encoded by the coding sequence GTGGATAGAATTAGTAAAGAAAAATTGGTCGCAAGTTATTCAAAATTGTTTAATGATTATGAAGCGATATTTTTAGTAAAAAATTCAGGATTATCTGTGTTAGATTCGAGATCTATAAGATCGCAGTTCAAGAAGATTGATTCAAAGTTTATAGTTACCAAGAATAGTCTAGCAAAGATAGCTCTAAATGATACGAAATTTTCTAATGCCCAGGAGTTTTTTAATGGGCCAGTTGTTGTTGCTTATTCAGATGATCCAGTATCTACTTCTAAGTTATTAGTAAAGTTATGCAATGACAATGATAAAATTGAAATTATAGGTGGTGCGATTTTAGATAGACGACTTAATAAAAATGAAGTTGTGTCTTTATCTAAAATGCTTACTCAAAATGAAATTAGAGCGAAGATTATAGGTTTAGTTAATGCTGTTGCAAGTAAAGTTGCGCGAGTTCTGAGTGAGCCAAATGCAAAATTAGCTAGAGTTATAAAATCTTATGCTGAAAAACAATAA
- the rplA gene encoding 50S ribosomal protein L1 codes for MGKRIENAKKLIDESKNYTLDEAISFFLKDYLEKHSAKFDETIEFIMKLGIDAKQSDQMVRGAVAMPHGLGKEKKVVVIIESSRIKEAQSSGAEEVGSEDLIEKIKGGFFDFDVCVSTPGMMPKVSAIGKLLGPKGLMPNPKLGTVSDDIKSTVQNIKKGQVEFRVDKSGIIHAGIAKLGFEQKKIKENIMELYNAVLSAKPAKSKGMYMRDLFLSTTHGPSIKLDLKSFVI; via the coding sequence ATGGGTAAAAGAATTGAAAATGCAAAGAAGTTAATAGATGAAAGTAAAAATTACACTTTGGATGAAGCTATATCTTTCTTTTTAAAAGATTATTTAGAAAAGCATAGTGCGAAATTTGATGAAACTATTGAGTTCATTATGAAGTTAGGAATCGATGCTAAGCAATCTGATCAAATGGTTAGAGGTGCTGTGGCTATGCCTCATGGGCTTGGTAAGGAGAAAAAAGTCGTGGTTATAATTGAGTCATCTAGAATTAAGGAGGCGCAAAGTTCTGGAGCTGAAGAGGTTGGTAGTGAAGATTTAATCGAAAAAATTAAAGGTGGTTTTTTTGATTTTGATGTATGCGTATCTACTCCTGGTATGATGCCAAAAGTAAGTGCGATCGGTAAATTGCTTGGGCCAAAAGGGCTTATGCCTAATCCTAAGCTTGGGACGGTTTCAGACGATATTAAATCCACAGTGCAGAATATTAAGAAAGGTCAAGTAGAATTCAGAGTAGATAAAAGTGGAATTATTCATGCTGGTATAGCAAAATTAGGATTTGAACAGAAGAAAATAAAAGAAAATATTATGGAGTTGTATAATGCTGTTTTGTCAGCGAAACCAGCGAAGTCGAAAGGAATGTATATGAGAGATTTATTTTTATCTACAACTCATGGCCCATCAATAAAGCTTGACTTAAAGTCATTTGTGATTTAG
- the rplK gene encoding 50S ribosomal protein L11, producing MKKVIGQIKLQILAGKANPAPPIGPALGQKGLNIAEFCKQFNEKTKNEDPSMKLPVIITAYVDRSFSFIIKAPPVSDLIKKYAGLQKGSSTPGRESAGKLKKEDVLKIAEMKFADMGLDELGLATKAVEGTARSMGVSIVD from the coding sequence GTGAAAAAAGTTATTGGACAAATAAAATTGCAAATTTTAGCTGGTAAGGCAAATCCTGCGCCACCAATTGGACCAGCGCTGGGGCAAAAAGGTTTGAATATTGCTGAATTTTGTAAGCAGTTTAACGAAAAGACCAAAAATGAAGATCCAAGTATGAAGTTGCCAGTTATTATAACTGCGTATGTAGATAGAAGTTTTTCTTTTATAATAAAGGCTCCTCCTGTTTCAGATTTAATAAAAAAGTACGCTGGATTGCAAAAAGGTTCGTCAACTCCAGGGAGAGAGAGTGCCGGTAAGCTTAAAAAGGAAGACGTGTTAAAGATTGCTGAAATGAAATTTGCTGATATGGGGCTGGATGAATTAGGTTTGGCAACAAAGGCGGTTGAAGGTACTGCTCGTTCAATGGGAGTTAGTATAGTTGATTAA
- the nusG gene encoding transcription termination/antitermination protein NusG, with translation MIAKWYIINVLSGYEKKVIGLIKENALKKHVADAFKDFVVPVENTVEIKKGKKINAEKKIFPGYIMVNMELNDLTWNIVKNTQYVGKLLGGSNTPLAIPEFEVKRVLMQVEEGKVIKEMKKSFEVGENVKIVNGVFETFNGIIEEVEDEKQRLKVLVSIFGRETPVDLHFDQVEKSI, from the coding sequence TTGATTGCCAAATGGTATATAATTAATGTCCTATCTGGATACGAAAAAAAGGTTATTGGTTTAATCAAAGAAAATGCGTTAAAAAAGCATGTAGCTGATGCTTTTAAAGATTTTGTCGTTCCTGTAGAGAATACAGTTGAAATAAAAAAAGGAAAAAAGATCAATGCGGAAAAAAAGATTTTTCCTGGGTATATAATGGTCAATATGGAATTGAATGACCTTACTTGGAATATAGTAAAAAATACGCAGTATGTTGGAAAGCTTTTGGGTGGGAGTAATACGCCGTTAGCTATACCTGAGTTTGAAGTTAAAAGGGTTTTGATGCAAGTTGAAGAGGGTAAAGTTATCAAAGAAATGAAGAAGAGTTTTGAGGTTGGTGAAAATGTTAAGATTGTTAATGGTGTTTTTGAGACATTTAATGGTATTATTGAGGAAGTGGAGGACGAAAAGCAACGTTTAAAAGTTTTAGTTTCCATTTTTGGTAGAGAGACCCCTGTGGATTTACATTTTGATCAGGTTGAGAAAAGTATATAA
- the secE gene encoding preprotein translocase subunit SecE, protein MKISKLLNFITEVRSEAYRISWPVMKDTMMSSLLVFIAVIISSLFFLMIDGAIYKSINYVLTLGG, encoded by the coding sequence GTGAAAATAAGTAAATTACTAAATTTTATTACAGAGGTTAGGTCTGAGGCATACAGGATTTCATGGCCTGTAATGAAAGATACAATGATGTCTTCATTGCTGGTTTTTATTGCGGTTATAATCTCATCACTGTTTTTTTTGATGATTGATGGAGCAATATACAAGTCTATTAATTATGTATTAACATTAGGAGGATAG
- the nuoE gene encoding NADH-quinone oxidoreductase subunit NuoE, with protein MSSIFKERNFEQPKSFKFSVSNLKKANEYIKKYPEGKQRSAVMPLLYLAQEQHDNWIPFAAMDYIAELLDMPAIQVYEVANFYTMFNKQPVGKYLIQVCRTTPCMLRGAKDITKVCKKKLNIELGETTEDNQFTLVEVECLGACVAAPLVQINNDYHENLTPESMEKLIDKLGKK; from the coding sequence ATGTCTTCGATATTTAAAGAGCGCAATTTTGAACAACCAAAATCCTTCAAGTTTTCTGTTAGTAATCTCAAGAAAGCCAATGAATATATAAAAAAATATCCTGAAGGAAAACAAAGGAGTGCGGTTATGCCATTGTTGTATTTAGCTCAAGAGCAACATGATAATTGGATACCTTTTGCAGCGATGGACTATATTGCTGAATTACTTGATATGCCTGCCATTCAAGTTTATGAGGTTGCAAATTTTTATACAATGTTTAACAAACAACCTGTTGGAAAGTACCTCATACAAGTTTGTAGAACAACGCCTTGTATGCTTAGAGGTGCCAAAGATATCACAAAGGTTTGTAAGAAAAAACTGAACATCGAATTAGGAGAAACAACAGAAGATAATCAATTTACCTTGGTTGAGGTCGAATGCTTAGGAGCATGCGTCGCAGCACCACTGGTTCAAATCAATAATGATTATCATGAAAACCTCACTCCTGAGTCAATGGAAAAATTAATAGATAAGTTGGGAAAGAAATAA
- a CDS encoding NADH-quinone oxidoreductase subunit D, with amino-acid sequence MIVDSSAKKNIKNISINFGPQHPASHGVLRLILEMDGEVVERADPHIGLLHRGTEKLIEYKTYLQAVPYFDRLDYVSPMCQEHCFALAVEKLLKFKVPLRAQYLRVLFSEITRILNHILNVTTYALDVGAMTPLFWMFEEREVMLEFYERASGARFHSAYIRPGGVAKDVDEKLLEDIFNFFEKFPSKISDMETLLDENRIFKQRLVDIGKVTKAQCLDWGFSGPMIRACGIPWDLRKSQPYEIYEELDFKIPIGKNGDCYDRYLVRMAEMKESIKIVRQCLEKMPKGDVHSGDKKITPPSRKDMKQSMEALIHHFKLFTEGYDVGPGETYTAVETPKGEFGVYLIADGSNKPYRCHIRAPSFAHLQALEVMSKGHMLADVVANIGSLDVVFGEIDR; translated from the coding sequence ATGATTGTGGATTCAAGTGCAAAGAAAAATATAAAAAATATTTCGATAAATTTTGGACCTCAGCATCCTGCTTCTCACGGTGTTTTAAGGTTGATTTTAGAAATGGATGGGGAGGTTGTTGAACGTGCAGACCCGCATATTGGTTTGTTGCATAGAGGTACAGAGAAGCTTATTGAATACAAAACATATCTTCAAGCAGTTCCGTATTTCGATAGACTTGATTATGTTTCTCCAATGTGTCAGGAACACTGCTTTGCCCTTGCAGTTGAAAAGTTGTTAAAATTTAAGGTTCCTTTGCGTGCTCAATATTTAAGAGTTCTTTTTAGTGAAATTACAAGAATTTTAAATCATATATTAAACGTAACTACCTATGCTCTTGATGTTGGTGCAATGACTCCATTATTCTGGATGTTTGAAGAGAGGGAGGTGATGCTGGAATTCTATGAAAGAGCGTCAGGGGCAAGGTTTCATTCCGCATACATTCGACCTGGTGGAGTTGCAAAAGATGTAGATGAAAAATTACTAGAGGATATATTTAATTTTTTTGAAAAATTTCCAAGCAAAATATCTGATATGGAAACGTTGTTAGATGAAAATAGAATTTTTAAACAACGCCTTGTTGATATTGGAAAGGTAACGAAAGCACAATGTTTAGATTGGGGATTTTCTGGCCCAATGATACGCGCATGTGGTATACCTTGGGATTTAAGAAAATCTCAACCTTATGAAATATATGAGGAGCTTGATTTCAAAATACCTATTGGTAAAAATGGTGATTGTTATGATAGATATCTTGTGAGAATGGCGGAAATGAAAGAATCTATCAAGATAGTTAGACAGTGCCTTGAAAAGATGCCAAAAGGTGACGTACACTCTGGTGATAAAAAAATAACACCGCCATCAAGAAAGGATATGAAGCAATCAATGGAGGCGTTGATTCATCATTTTAAATTGTTCACAGAGGGCTATGACGTTGGACCCGGAGAAACTTATACTGCTGTGGAAACTCCCAAGGGTGAATTTGGAGTGTATTTAATAGCTGATGGAAGCAATAAACCGTATAGGTGTCATATTAGAGCGCCAAGCTTCGCTCATTTGCAGGCTCTTGAAGTCATGAGTAAAGGTCATATGCTTGCTGATGTTGTTGCAAACATTGGTAGTCTTGATGTTGTTTTTGGAGAAATAGATAGGTAA
- a CDS encoding MFS transporter, producing MATKLTGKQKEAVFLLSIGTLLEYFDLMLYIHLSTILNDLFFPKTDPMITKILGATAFCMTFVLRPVGGYIIGRIGDTIGRKHTVLITTFLMAGSCLTMAMFPTYAEVGIWATIAILLCRMVQGFSSLGEAMGAGVYLAETLKSPYKYIANGLIDIQARMGGFLALGIASLVLNYNFSWRYAFFIGAGIAVIGLVARRRLRETPEFVSYQTRMKLQKQLDNIIDEKVEMRSCLAMALSIIVFPFGYYIAYMYLGDFMKDSLGMTAEQVINHNFKFSIIDISVLGFFVYLYRYIHPINIALLSSFILLFTLLLTPYCLEHIHALGGENVIFILQAGIEQIGTINLLMWMKHFPISKRFTAVAATFGISSAIGYAIVAYGLIPLTTWFGYYGIWVLFAPAIIGFIWALSYLMKLEKVSGAYDSYPDEPRINDTALEEGDFKYELDDEYEQFSSKCEYSIDLLNKLETLSKEQDVRLNIKVIEKAITFTKKWHSGQIRKTGEHPFYWHPLRVAEMVATYYCKTDVIVASLLHDTIEDSECTMEIIEKEFNQRIAEIVDRLTNNRFEDGVWIKLTLEQTLEKLNKLGDKEAMFIKLMDRQHNLETIKGLSPEKQKKMAQETNNHFIKWIAIIGDKLGVIEKMDLENKMYELDKKILKDNKEN from the coding sequence ATGGCAACAAAACTCACTGGAAAACAAAAAGAGGCTGTTTTCTTACTTTCAATAGGTACGCTATTAGAATACTTTGATTTAATGCTATACATACATTTATCAACAATTCTAAACGACTTATTCTTTCCAAAAACCGACCCAATGATTACAAAGATACTGGGGGCAACGGCCTTTTGTATGACATTTGTGCTTAGACCAGTAGGAGGCTATATTATAGGCAGAATTGGAGATACAATTGGAAGGAAACATACAGTACTAATCACAACATTTTTGATGGCAGGATCTTGTTTGACTATGGCAATGTTTCCAACATACGCAGAGGTTGGAATTTGGGCAACAATCGCGATTCTTTTATGCAGGATGGTGCAAGGATTTTCATCCTTAGGAGAGGCAATGGGGGCAGGAGTATATTTAGCAGAAACTTTAAAATCACCATATAAATACATTGCAAATGGATTAATAGACATACAAGCAAGAATGGGAGGTTTCTTAGCTTTAGGAATAGCATCACTTGTGCTTAATTACAACTTCAGTTGGAGATATGCTTTTTTTATAGGAGCTGGGATTGCAGTAATAGGTTTAGTGGCAAGAAGAAGACTAAGAGAAACACCAGAGTTTGTAAGTTATCAAACTAGGATGAAGTTACAAAAGCAATTAGATAATATAATAGATGAAAAAGTAGAGATGCGGTCTTGTTTAGCCATGGCTCTTTCAATAATAGTATTTCCCTTTGGATATTATATAGCATACATGTACCTAGGAGATTTTATGAAGGATAGTCTAGGAATGACAGCTGAACAGGTAATAAATCATAACTTTAAATTTTCTATTATAGATATATCTGTCTTAGGTTTTTTTGTTTATTTATACAGGTATATTCATCCAATTAATATCGCCCTATTATCAAGTTTTATTTTATTATTCACTTTACTATTAACTCCATATTGCTTAGAACACATTCATGCTCTAGGAGGTGAAAATGTTATATTTATTTTACAGGCTGGCATAGAGCAAATAGGAACTATAAATTTGTTGATGTGGATGAAACATTTTCCTATATCCAAAAGATTCACGGCAGTAGCAGCTACTTTCGGAATATCGAGTGCAATTGGGTATGCAATTGTAGCATATGGGCTAATTCCACTTACTACATGGTTTGGCTATTACGGAATTTGGGTACTATTCGCACCAGCAATTATTGGCTTTATATGGGCATTGAGTTATTTAATGAAGCTAGAGAAAGTAAGCGGTGCTTACGATAGCTATCCAGATGAACCGAGAATTAATGACACTGCATTAGAGGAAGGTGATTTTAAATATGAGCTTGATGATGAATATGAACAATTTAGCAGTAAATGCGAATATAGCATAGATCTACTGAATAAACTGGAGACATTAAGTAAGGAGCAAGATGTTAGGTTGAACATAAAAGTGATAGAAAAGGCAATCACCTTTACTAAAAAGTGGCATTCTGGACAGATACGAAAAACAGGGGAGCATCCATTTTATTGGCATCCTCTTAGAGTGGCTGAAATGGTGGCAACATATTATTGCAAAACAGATGTGATAGTAGCATCATTACTCCATGATACAATTGAAGATTCAGAATGCACAATGGAGATTATAGAAAAAGAGTTTAACCAGAGGATAGCAGAAATAGTAGATAGATTAACCAATAATAGGTTTGAAGATGGAGTGTGGATTAAGTTAACACTTGAGCAAACCTTAGAAAAACTAAATAAGCTAGGAGATAAGGAGGCGATGTTCATCAAGCTAATGGATAGACAACACAATCTTGAAACGATAAAAGGATTAAGTCCAGAGAAACAAAAGAAGATGGCACAAGAGACAAATAATCACTTTATAAAATGGATTGCAATTATAGGAGATAAATTAGGAGTCATAGAAAAGATGGATCTTGAAAATAAGATGTATGAACTAGATAAGAAGATTTTAAAAGATAATAAAGAAAACTAA